Proteins encoded within one genomic window of Camarhynchus parvulus unplaced genomic scaffold, STF_HiC, whole genome shotgun sequence:
- the LOC115916794 gene encoding zinc finger protein 3-like encodes PHKCLECGKSFRQSSTLISHQMIHTGEWPYECGECGKGFSCSSALVTHQRIHTGQRPYKCPTCGKRFQTSSNLLLHERIHTDERPFRCPDCGMDFWLNSTLIRHRRIHTGERPYECPTCGKSFTQSSALTRHQRRHQ; translated from the coding sequence ccccacaagtgcttggagtgtgggaagagcttcaggcagagcagcaccctgatcagccaccagatgatccacactggggaatggccctacgagtgtggggagtgtgggaagggcttcagctgcagctccgcCCTCGTCACCCACCAACGCATCCACACTGGACAGAGGCCCTACAAGTGCCCCACAtgtgggaagaggtttcagaccagTTCCAATCTCCTCCTGCATGAGCGCATTCACACGGATGAGAGGCCCTTCCGCTGCCCCGACTGCGGGATGGACTTCTGGCTCAACTCCACCCTCATCAGGCAccggcgcatccacactggggagaggccctacgagtgccccacctgtgggaagagcttcacccagagctctgctttgaCCAGACACCAACGGAGGCACCAGTAA